Proteins encoded within one genomic window of Candidatus Cloacimonadota bacterium:
- a CDS encoding heparinase II/III family protein encodes MKKIYLVYTIYSIFVFILIIGTSFIREFHIGKKFKLSLVDYKKVDFYAKEMAKSSQSAVRIAQQSLQGKYEFQIKSSNFSPIEKDLNSIWKTSKNFDSNSHELYAHSLIILWDLLVVHQQNYNNEYLHKGHDIIITWINNNKRFNPLLTRYAWEDHSTAKRTIAILIFLDYYNQYIKVDDDFREKVELYCANALFFLKNPQNYSFKHNHGIFQDIALLLLCIHNSNPNIRQKYCELAAKRFERQVLFCFSPNGVHLGNSPGYHFLVTQKCKDFVRFSGGIISLDSDVKDRIKKADLNKKFFVMPNHKLAPIGDTNSSKNIGNVYSESPFFMYDSLAGYEIYQDIKNNYLFFRTQSILPNHLHNDVLSFLYYNKDGEIISETGFLNYTNSKERLYTKSFQAHNTIMPISSLDKGNFQIKGIIKNYAKDNSNFFTELEGIFSNGNVCRQFFMDSNQNYLIIRDSISSTSSEEWIRFFYTTDELNHIELINDFLIKVILKNGEIYYISSYKNPIMIEKGKVNPWIGWKAIPLRHLIPSYTITQKSNSNIFLLLAISKSIPVKFISQAKCKIAFYKGFKRNKITIYDDIVTINNAKLGLKKIQDSIIPNMQPRKKRRISYFHRNLLFFLNIFGLMFSLIVLTLFNKISENQRLVCIFASFPLLISMISIVLLFVMFVN; translated from the coding sequence ATGAAAAAAATCTATTTAGTATATACTATATATTCTATTTTTGTTTTTATTCTAATTATAGGAACCTCTTTTATAAGGGAGTTTCATATTGGTAAGAAATTTAAATTGAGTTTAGTTGATTATAAAAAGGTCGACTTTTATGCAAAGGAAATGGCTAAATCTTCCCAGAGTGCGGTAAGGATAGCACAACAATCTCTACAAGGAAAGTATGAATTCCAAATAAAATCGTCTAATTTCTCGCCAATTGAAAAGGATCTTAATTCAATATGGAAAACAAGTAAAAATTTTGACAGTAATAGTCATGAGTTATATGCACATTCTTTGATTATTCTTTGGGATTTATTGGTTGTGCATCAGCAGAATTACAATAATGAATACCTGCACAAAGGACATGATATTATTATTACTTGGATAAATAATAACAAGCGTTTTAATCCTTTATTAACTAGATACGCTTGGGAGGATCATTCAACTGCCAAAAGAACCATCGCAATCTTAATTTTTCTGGATTACTATAATCAGTATATTAAAGTAGATGATGATTTTCGAGAAAAAGTAGAATTATATTGTGCAAATGCATTATTTTTTCTAAAGAATCCTCAAAATTATTCTTTCAAACATAATCATGGTATTTTTCAGGATATTGCACTTCTTTTACTTTGTATTCATAATTCTAATCCTAATATCAGGCAAAAGTATTGTGAACTTGCTGCGAAGCGATTTGAGCGACAGGTTTTATTTTGTTTTTCACCAAATGGAGTTCATTTGGGAAATTCACCTGGTTACCACTTTTTAGTAACCCAAAAATGTAAGGATTTTGTAAGATTTTCAGGGGGCATTATCTCATTGGATTCCGATGTAAAAGATAGGATCAAGAAAGCTGATTTGAATAAGAAATTCTTTGTTATGCCCAATCATAAATTGGCTCCTATAGGAGATACAAATTCTTCAAAGAATATAGGTAATGTCTATTCAGAATCTCCATTTTTTATGTATGATTCTTTGGCAGGATATGAGATATATCAAGATATAAAAAATAATTATCTTTTCTTTAGAACTCAGAGTATTCTTCCAAACCATTTACATAATGATGTTCTTTCTTTTTTATATTATAATAAAGATGGAGAAATTATTTCTGAAACTGGATTTTTGAATTATACTAATAGTAAAGAACGGCTTTATACAAAAAGCTTTCAAGCCCATAATACGATTATGCCAATATCATCTTTAGATAAGGGTAATTTTCAGATTAAAGGAATTATTAAAAATTACGCAAAAGACAATTCTAATTTTTTTACAGAATTAGAAGGAATATTTAGCAATGGAAATGTTTGTAGACAATTTTTTATGGATTCAAATCAAAATTATCTAATAATTAGAGATTCTATATCATCAACTTCATCAGAAGAATGGATTCGTTTTTTTTATACTACTGATGAATTAAATCATATTGAGCTAATAAACGATTTTCTGATTAAGGTTATTCTAAAAAACGGTGAGATTTATTATATCTCATCATACAAAAATCCAATTATGATTGAAAAGGGAAAGGTAAATCCTTGGATTGGCTGGAAAGCTATTCCTTTAAGGCATCTAATCCCTTCCTATACAATTACACAAAAAAGTAATAGTAATATATTTTTGCTGCTTGCTATATCCAAATCAATACCTGTAAAATTTATTTCACAGGCAAAGTGCAAAATAGCTTTTTATAAAGGCTTCAAAAGAAATAAGATTACAATATATGATGATATAGTAACAATTAATAATGCAAAACTTGGTCTGAAAAAAATACAAGATTCAATTATCCCTAATATGCAGCCCCGTAAAAAAAGAAGGATTAGTTATTTTCATCGCAATCTGCTGTTTTTCCTTAATATTTTTGGACTTATGTTCAGTCTGATAGTATTGACTTTATTTAATAAAATTTCAGAAAATCAAAGATTAGTATGTATATTTGCTTCTTTTCCACTATTGATTTCAATGATTTCTATAGTT